Proteins co-encoded in one Arthrobacter alpinus genomic window:
- a CDS encoding LLM class flavin-dependent oxidoreductase — translation MATQKRELHLNAFVHGTGHHEASWRHPDVDPAAEQDIAHYINIAKTAERGKLDSLFLADGLAISSNIRYNAYSSFEPLTLLSALATATARIGLIATASTTYNQPYSLARALASVDRISAGRAGWNIVTSAGQGEAKNFNLTDRPAHALRYERAHEFLETTKALWDSWADDAVVANKETGIYSDAEKINTIDHHGKHFQVKGPLNLPRPVQGHPLLVQAGSSEAGKEFAARHAEAVFTAHLSVESAREFYANLKGRLGAFGRFPEELLILPGISAYIGDTKEEAQEKYDFLNSLANTEYGVQQLSQQLDFDLSGYPLDGELPELPAGTDGAQSRKKLIVDVARKDSLTIRALTAKLAGARGHFTFIGTPAQVADEIELWFTTGAADGFNIMPPTFPAGLDDFVDKVVPLLQERGLFRTEYSGQTLREHYGLTRPEVQLAEQAQSA, via the coding sequence ATGGCTACGCAAAAACGCGAACTGCACCTGAATGCTTTTGTCCACGGCACAGGCCATCATGAAGCCTCGTGGCGTCACCCGGACGTGGACCCCGCCGCAGAACAGGATATTGCGCACTACATCAACATCGCCAAGACGGCCGAGCGCGGCAAGCTCGATTCCTTGTTCCTTGCGGACGGCCTCGCTATCTCGAGCAACATCCGGTACAACGCCTATAGCTCCTTCGAGCCTCTGACACTGCTCTCGGCGTTAGCAACAGCCACTGCACGGATCGGGCTGATCGCTACTGCCTCGACCACCTACAACCAACCGTATTCTCTGGCCCGGGCACTAGCCTCTGTGGATCGGATCAGTGCCGGCCGAGCCGGCTGGAATATTGTCACCTCAGCCGGGCAGGGCGAAGCGAAGAACTTCAATCTCACGGACCGCCCCGCCCATGCGTTGCGCTATGAGAGGGCCCATGAATTCCTTGAAACGACCAAGGCCCTCTGGGACAGCTGGGCCGACGATGCCGTAGTAGCCAACAAGGAGACCGGCATCTACAGCGACGCGGAAAAGATCAACACGATCGACCATCATGGCAAGCACTTCCAAGTCAAGGGTCCACTCAACCTCCCCCGCCCTGTTCAGGGCCATCCCTTGCTGGTCCAGGCCGGTTCCAGCGAGGCTGGCAAAGAGTTCGCCGCCCGGCATGCCGAAGCAGTGTTCACAGCCCATTTGAGCGTGGAATCTGCCCGGGAATTCTATGCCAATTTGAAAGGCCGTTTAGGTGCCTTTGGCCGCTTCCCCGAGGAACTGTTGATCCTGCCCGGCATCAGCGCCTACATCGGCGACACGAAGGAGGAAGCCCAGGAGAAATATGACTTCCTCAACTCCCTCGCCAACACCGAGTATGGCGTACAGCAACTCTCGCAGCAACTGGACTTTGATTTATCTGGATACCCGCTCGACGGCGAGCTGCCGGAGCTTCCCGCAGGAACGGACGGAGCGCAGAGCCGGAAGAAATTGATTGTTGACGTGGCCAGGAAGGACTCGCTGACCATCCGCGCCTTGACCGCAAAGTTGGCCGGCGCCCGAGGTCACTTCACCTTCATCGGAACTCCTGCCCAGGTGGCCGACGAGATTGAGTTGTGGTTCACCACTGGTGCCGCGGATGGTTTCAACATCATGCCACCAACGTTCCCGGCTGGGCTGGACGACTTTGTGGACAAGGTGGTCCCGCTCTTACAGGAGCGAGGCTTGTTCCGCACCGAGTACAGCGGGCAGACGTTGCGGGAGCACTACGGCCTGACCCGGCCGGAGGTGCAGCTGGCTGAACAGGCGCAGTCAGCCTGA
- a CDS encoding TetR/AcrR family transcriptional regulator yields MTTQTSTRERILGAYEDLLIVDGPRMATLDAVAAAAGVSKGGLLYHFKSKEALTEALLVKLRAYAELDFAAMAQDPAGCASYYVRTSVFGDSPFDRAIVAAHRLIQSDEDVVRLVFSEIHSRWFDLILSDIADPAVARAVMLLGDGLYFNATIFGFQTGGASSANPQEQVDVASLLEVVAKMKSNARS; encoded by the coding sequence ATGACTACACAGACCTCCACGCGTGAGCGGATCCTTGGCGCCTATGAGGATCTACTTATTGTTGACGGCCCCCGCATGGCCACCCTAGATGCCGTTGCCGCCGCCGCCGGCGTCTCCAAAGGCGGCTTGCTGTATCACTTCAAGAGCAAGGAAGCTCTGACCGAAGCTTTGCTGGTGAAGTTGCGTGCGTATGCCGAACTGGACTTCGCGGCCATGGCCCAGGACCCTGCCGGATGCGCCAGCTACTACGTGCGGACAAGTGTTTTTGGCGACTCGCCCTTTGACCGTGCCATTGTGGCCGCCCACCGCCTGATTCAAAGCGATGAAGACGTGGTTCGGCTCGTCTTCTCAGAAATTCATTCCCGATGGTTTGACCTGATTCTGAGCGATATTGCCGATCCCGCAGTGGCACGGGCCGTCATGCTCCTGGGTGACGGGTTGTACTTCAACGCAACAATTTTTGGCTTCCAAACGGGGGGCGCAAGCTCCGCGAATCCGCAAGAGCAGGTTGACGTCGCTTCGCTCCTGGAGGTCGTCGCCAAAATGAAGTCCAACGCGCGGTCCTAG
- a CDS encoding DEAD/DEAH box helicase — MNEDILTVPENLTENSPAVEEENEVTFADMGIDGRVLAALNDVGYEKPSPIQAATIPLLLEGRDVVGLAQTGTGKTAAFAVPALSRMAELMDLNGPTKNTQILVLAPTRELALQVAEAFTSYAKHMDNFSVLPVYGGSAYGPQLAGLRRGAQVVVGTPGRVIDHLSKGSLDLSNLQYLVLDEADEMLRMGFAEDVEQILAQTPAEKQVALFSATMPSQIRRISKQYLNNPAEVTVKSKTTTGANTRQRYLQVMGPHKLDALTRVLEVEKFEGVIAFVRTKMATEDLADKLKARGFQAAAINGDIPQQQRERTVEALRDGKIDILVATDVAARGLDVERITHVINYDIPHDTESYVHRIGRTGRAGRSGDAILFMTPREKYLLRAIEKATRQPVEQMHLPSAETINSLRLGKFAEKITETLATKDVAKFRDLIASYEQEHDVPASEIAAALAVMAQGGQPLLVNDLPAAPEYQKKDRAKDGFGSRGPTRTLTEGNATYRISVGRRQRVMPGSIVGAIANEGGLSSSQIGGIDIRSDHTLVELPAELSKDQWKALSRTRISGELINLELDNGRRPAGAGAGAGAGAPYKAREERNDRGQGGFKKKFDGDRGGYRGGNDRGADRNADRGADRGFSSDRGQGHTGHGAGDRRPRHEGGQSFNSKGKW, encoded by the coding sequence ATGAATGAGGACATTTTGACTGTGCCCGAAAACTTGACTGAAAATTCCCCCGCTGTGGAGGAAGAAAACGAAGTTACTTTCGCCGATATGGGTATTGACGGCCGCGTGCTGGCTGCCCTGAACGACGTTGGCTACGAGAAGCCCTCACCCATCCAGGCTGCAACGATTCCGTTGCTCCTTGAAGGCCGTGACGTTGTTGGTTTGGCTCAGACCGGTACCGGTAAGACGGCAGCATTCGCCGTTCCCGCCCTGTCTCGTATGGCTGAACTGATGGACCTCAACGGTCCCACCAAGAACACCCAGATCTTGGTCCTCGCTCCGACCCGCGAGCTCGCGCTCCAGGTTGCTGAAGCATTCACGTCCTACGCCAAGCACATGGACAACTTCTCCGTTCTCCCCGTCTACGGTGGATCCGCTTACGGCCCCCAGCTGGCCGGTTTGCGCCGCGGTGCACAGGTTGTTGTCGGTACCCCCGGCCGTGTAATCGACCACCTCTCCAAGGGCTCGTTGGACCTCTCCAACCTGCAGTACCTGGTTTTGGATGAAGCCGATGAGATGCTCCGCATGGGCTTCGCCGAAGACGTTGAGCAGATCCTGGCCCAGACGCCGGCCGAGAAGCAGGTTGCACTGTTCTCCGCCACCATGCCTAGCCAGATCCGCCGCATCTCCAAGCAGTACCTGAACAACCCGGCCGAGGTGACGGTCAAGTCCAAGACCACCACCGGTGCCAACACCCGCCAGCGCTACCTGCAGGTCATGGGCCCGCACAAGCTCGATGCGCTGACCCGCGTACTTGAGGTTGAGAAGTTCGAAGGCGTTATCGCGTTCGTTCGCACCAAGATGGCAACCGAAGACTTGGCTGACAAGCTCAAGGCACGTGGCTTCCAGGCTGCAGCCATCAACGGTGACATCCCGCAGCAGCAGCGCGAGCGCACCGTTGAGGCCCTGCGCGACGGCAAGATCGACATCCTGGTTGCTACCGACGTTGCGGCCCGTGGCCTTGACGTTGAGCGCATCACCCACGTCATCAACTACGACATCCCGCATGACACCGAGTCCTACGTGCACCGCATTGGCCGTACAGGCCGCGCCGGCCGCTCGGGTGACGCGATCTTGTTCATGACTCCTCGTGAGAAGTACTTGCTCCGCGCCATCGAGAAGGCCACGCGCCAGCCGGTGGAGCAGATGCACCTGCCTTCCGCAGAGACCATCAACTCGCTGCGCTTGGGCAAGTTCGCTGAGAAGATCACCGAAACCCTTGCGACCAAGGATGTTGCCAAGTTCCGCGACTTGATTGCTTCCTACGAGCAGGAGCACGACGTTCCCGCTTCGGAAATCGCTGCAGCCTTGGCTGTTATGGCACAGGGCGGCCAGCCGTTGCTCGTCAACGACCTGCCGGCAGCTCCGGAATACCAGAAGAAGGACCGTGCCAAGGACGGCTTCGGCTCACGTGGCCCGACCCGCACCTTGACCGAAGGCAACGCCACCTACCGCATCTCGGTAGGCCGTCGCCAGCGCGTCATGCCCGGCTCCATTGTTGGTGCCATTGCCAACGAAGGTGGCCTGTCCTCCTCGCAGATCGGCGGCATCGACATCCGCTCAGACCACACCCTGGTCGAGTTGCCTGCAGAGCTGAGCAAGGATCAGTGGAAGGCCTTGAGCCGTACGCGGATCAGCGGCGAGCTCATCAACCTCGAGCTGGACAACGGCCGCCGCCCCGCAGGTGCAGGTGCCGGTGCAGGTGCAGGCGCCCCGTACAAGGCCCGTGAAGAGCGTAATGACCGCGGCCAGGGCGGCTTCAAGAAGAAGTTCGACGGCGACCGTGGCGGCTACCGTGGCGGTAACGACCGCGGTGCTGACCGCAACGCCGACCGTGGCGCTGACCGCGGCTTCAGCAGCGATCGCGGCCAGGGTCACACCGGTCACGGAGCCGGCGACCGCCGTCCCCGCCACGAAGGTGGCCAGAGCTTCAACAGCAAGGGCAAGTGGTAA
- a CDS encoding ABC transporter permease has product MSALLTQATPTPPTTQRTEVAPARLPEKPRTTAARPWRQAVTAARSWLWKSAAILLFLAFWELGPRYLASDSTRVFLPPLHEVLIAGADLIATGALQSHVAASLTRSGAGFSIAVVLGISLGLVIAWYRPLHSFLNPLLELFRNTAALALLPVFTLLLGIGEESKITIVAFAAFFPVLLNTIAGVRTVDPLLVRAARSLGLRSPALFRKVILPSAVPTIFTGIRMAGTSAILVLIAAEMVGAKAGLGYLITNAQNSFLIPQMYAGILTVSLLGLLVNGLLVGAERHFSRWRTTFNS; this is encoded by the coding sequence ATGAGTGCCCTACTGACGCAAGCAACGCCGACACCGCCGACAACTCAGCGCACCGAGGTCGCACCCGCTCGCCTCCCCGAAAAGCCGCGGACGACGGCGGCACGACCTTGGCGCCAAGCCGTCACCGCTGCCCGTTCCTGGCTATGGAAATCGGCGGCAATCCTGCTCTTTCTGGCTTTCTGGGAGTTGGGCCCGCGTTACCTAGCCAGCGATTCCACTCGCGTCTTCCTGCCGCCGTTGCACGAAGTACTGATAGCCGGCGCTGACCTCATCGCCACAGGAGCCCTGCAAAGCCACGTGGCGGCCAGCCTCACGCGATCAGGAGCTGGCTTCAGCATCGCCGTCGTCCTTGGCATTTCCTTGGGGCTGGTCATTGCCTGGTACCGTCCGCTGCATTCCTTCCTCAACCCGCTGCTGGAGCTGTTCCGCAACACCGCGGCCTTGGCGCTGCTACCAGTCTTCACACTCCTGTTGGGGATCGGTGAGGAATCCAAGATCACCATTGTGGCCTTTGCAGCTTTCTTCCCCGTGCTCCTGAACACCATTGCGGGGGTGCGCACCGTAGATCCGCTGCTGGTGCGCGCCGCCAGATCGCTGGGGCTGCGCAGTCCAGCCCTCTTCCGCAAGGTCATTCTGCCGTCCGCCGTCCCCACCATTTTCACTGGGATCCGCATGGCCGGCACCTCAGCCATTCTGGTGCTGATCGCCGCCGAGATGGTGGGTGCCAAGGCCGGTTTGGGATATCTCATCACGAATGCCCAAAACAGCTTCCTCATTCCGCAAATGTACGCAGGCATCCTCACCGTCTCCTTGCTGGGCCTGCTGGTGAACGGACTGCTGGTCGGCGCCGAACGACACTTTTCCCGATGGCGCACCACCTTCAACTCTTGA
- a CDS encoding HpcH/HpaI aldolase/citrate lyase family protein, which yields MSSTVGNEAASTPVRTRNIPAEIARSWLLVPATRPEIFDEAAGSRADAIVLDIEDAVDPKMKDAARADVIDWLRNGGQAWVRINDVHSKFWADDVANLRNVPGLLGVMLAKTEQAEQVKETYHRLDGKTRVLALVESALGIEEANNIARAEGAFRLAFGSGDFRRDTGMAADREAMAYPRAKLVVASRVGNLPGPIDGPTVGTNHPILREQSAITVSMGMTGKLCLAVDQTTIINEVISPTPSDVAWATDFMNDFNARGGVIRDGSDLPRLGRAEKIMKLAVAYGVQPAL from the coding sequence ATGTCTAGCACCGTTGGCAATGAAGCCGCTTCCACACCTGTCCGCACTCGTAACATCCCCGCAGAGATTGCCCGCTCCTGGCTTCTAGTACCGGCAACTCGTCCCGAGATCTTCGACGAGGCAGCCGGCTCCCGCGCCGACGCCATTGTGCTGGACATCGAAGATGCCGTTGATCCCAAGATGAAGGATGCGGCCCGTGCCGACGTCATCGACTGGCTGCGTAACGGCGGCCAAGCATGGGTTCGCATCAACGATGTCCACTCCAAGTTCTGGGCCGACGACGTTGCCAATCTGCGCAACGTCCCCGGATTGCTCGGCGTCATGCTCGCCAAGACCGAACAGGCCGAGCAGGTCAAGGAAACGTACCACCGCCTCGACGGCAAGACTCGCGTGCTGGCACTGGTTGAGTCCGCCCTCGGCATCGAAGAAGCCAACAACATCGCCCGCGCCGAAGGGGCCTTCCGCCTCGCTTTCGGCTCCGGCGACTTCCGCCGCGACACCGGAATGGCCGCGGACCGCGAAGCCATGGCCTACCCCCGCGCCAAGCTCGTCGTCGCGAGCCGCGTCGGCAACCTGCCCGGCCCCATCGATGGCCCCACAGTGGGTACCAACCACCCGATCCTGCGTGAACAATCGGCCATCACCGTCTCCATGGGCATGACCGGCAAGCTATGCCTGGCCGTCGATCAGACCACCATCATCAACGAAGTCATCAGCCCCACCCCCAGCGACGTCGCCTGGGCCACGGACTTCATGAACGACTTCAACGCCCGTGGCGGCGTCATCCGCGACGGCTCCGACCTGCCGCGCCTGGGCCGCGCCGAGAAGATCATGAAACTGGCCGTGGCCTACGGCGTTCAGCCCGCACTCTAG
- a CDS encoding NAD(P)H-binding protein: MNKVLIIGGHGKIALLLAPLLTAAGTQVTSVIRNAAHIDDVAATGATPVVHDVVSSSVAELADLFAGQDAIVWSAGAGGGAPERTYAVDRDGAIASMEAAVAAGVERYVMVSYLGASTDHGVPPENSFFAYAEAKAAADAHLRQTGALAWTILAPGALTLEPATGLIDPRPAAERDAAEPTKTSRANVALVAAATLAHPETIMHTIEFSDGTMSIEDALTT; encoded by the coding sequence GTGAACAAGGTCTTGATTATTGGTGGGCACGGAAAGATCGCGCTCTTGCTGGCACCGCTGCTGACGGCGGCGGGCACCCAAGTCACCTCGGTGATCCGCAACGCAGCCCACATTGACGATGTGGCGGCTACAGGGGCTACCCCCGTGGTGCACGACGTCGTTTCCTCCTCGGTTGCCGAGCTCGCCGATCTCTTCGCTGGCCAGGACGCCATCGTCTGGTCTGCTGGGGCCGGGGGAGGGGCCCCCGAGCGCACCTATGCCGTGGATCGTGATGGTGCCATTGCGTCCATGGAAGCCGCCGTGGCCGCAGGTGTGGAGCGCTATGTCATGGTCTCCTATCTTGGTGCCAGCACAGACCATGGTGTGCCGCCTGAGAACAGCTTCTTCGCTTATGCCGAAGCTAAGGCAGCCGCGGACGCACACTTGCGCCAGACCGGGGCGCTTGCGTGGACCATTCTTGCCCCGGGAGCCCTGACGCTGGAGCCTGCCACGGGGTTAATTGACCCCAGGCCGGCAGCGGAGCGCGATGCGGCCGAACCCACAAAGACATCCCGAGCCAATGTTGCTCTCGTCGCTGCCGCCACACTGGCGCACCCGGAAACCATCATGCATACCATTGAGTTCAGCGACGGAACCATGTCCATTGAGGATGCGCTGACAACGTAA
- a CDS encoding DUF2797 domain-containing protein: protein MAQLGGLVRGVTWTPEGPALSLTTDDGDARLPLVPGQWLRFEVLSGDGVPARYCLGFSRVEESGQPQHFPCPSGQGAERGFQCGACFAKDQMRLMHDFHRSGQGSPGLKAYLSTQHWLYIATFADGTTKVGTASERSKWSRLAEQGALVARYVARAQDGSVVRHLEDAVSTNLPPTQFVRGAAKFAALLHPRPPLHVEQTNKAMADVVRGFVANLPLEGFETADEQWLRSSFSDAVATPGRRTAYPQPLDSGTHGLRLNSLLGPTALAELDGTDGAFLVDLGALKGHKIRLGEYQTEVPALQESLF, encoded by the coding sequence GTGGCGCAGTTGGGTGGGCTGGTCCGCGGCGTGACGTGGACCCCTGAGGGGCCGGCGCTGTCCCTCACCACGGACGACGGCGATGCGCGGCTGCCTCTTGTGCCCGGGCAGTGGCTGAGGTTTGAGGTGCTTTCGGGTGATGGAGTACCGGCCAGATACTGTCTGGGCTTCTCCCGGGTCGAGGAGTCGGGTCAGCCGCAACACTTCCCGTGCCCTTCGGGTCAGGGTGCCGAGCGCGGCTTCCAGTGCGGCGCCTGCTTTGCCAAGGACCAGATGCGGCTCATGCATGACTTCCATCGCAGCGGTCAGGGCTCACCGGGCCTGAAGGCGTACTTGTCGACGCAGCACTGGCTGTACATTGCCACGTTTGCGGACGGCACCACAAAGGTGGGCACAGCGTCTGAACGGAGTAAGTGGAGCCGCCTTGCCGAGCAAGGCGCGCTCGTTGCCCGTTACGTGGCCAGGGCCCAGGACGGCTCGGTGGTGCGGCACTTGGAAGACGCCGTTTCCACCAATCTACCGCCCACCCAGTTTGTGCGTGGTGCCGCAAAGTTCGCAGCACTCCTGCATCCTCGGCCACCGCTTCACGTGGAGCAGACGAACAAGGCGATGGCCGACGTCGTACGTGGTTTCGTGGCGAACCTGCCGCTAGAAGGGTTCGAGACCGCCGACGAACAGTGGCTCAGAAGCAGCTTCTCCGATGCCGTGGCGACGCCAGGGCGGCGGACAGCCTACCCGCAGCCGCTGGATTCGGGGACGCACGGCCTCAGGCTGAACTCTCTTCTCGGCCCCACAGCCTTGGCTGAATTGGATGGAACGGACGGGGCGTTCCTCGTGGATTTAGGCGCACTCAAAGGGCACAAAATTCGTCTGGGTGAGTACCAAACCGAGGTTCCGGCGCTGCAGGAATCCCTCTTCTGA
- a CDS encoding ABC transporter ATP-binding protein, with amino-acid sequence MTAKISLRHVQQSFTVRATKSGPTTGRLPPGTSSLVVLDDFNLDVRAGEFLTIVGPSGSGKTTLLDLLAGLTRPVSGQVLVDGKEVTGPGQDRAVVFQQYALFPWRTAATNVSIGLEGTGLNRRQRAAKANEYLELVGLTGFAERYPHELSGGMKQRVAIARSLAYEPDILLMDEPFAALDAQTREQLQDELLRIWRETGKTIIFITHGIDEAVYLGQRVAVLSARPGRLKAVVDIDLGDRSEQEDIHSTTTFIEHRHKVWSLLHDEVQAAQNAGHRKVLPDGTAPDEVPTQQRSVA; translated from the coding sequence ATGACCGCGAAGATCAGCCTCCGTCACGTTCAACAGTCTTTTACCGTCCGTGCCACGAAAAGCGGCCCCACCACGGGCCGGCTGCCACCCGGCACCAGCTCTCTGGTGGTCCTCGACGACTTCAACCTCGATGTCCGGGCCGGAGAATTCTTGACGATTGTTGGCCCCAGCGGCTCCGGCAAAACCACTCTGCTTGACCTGCTGGCGGGTTTGACCCGCCCGGTCTCCGGCCAGGTCCTTGTGGACGGCAAGGAGGTCACTGGGCCCGGTCAGGACCGAGCCGTGGTCTTCCAGCAATACGCCTTGTTCCCCTGGCGAACGGCGGCAACGAATGTCTCCATTGGTTTGGAAGGCACCGGACTAAACCGCCGCCAGCGTGCTGCCAAGGCCAACGAGTACCTTGAACTGGTGGGCCTGACAGGCTTCGCGGAGCGATACCCGCATGAGCTTTCCGGCGGCATGAAACAGCGCGTCGCGATCGCCCGAAGTCTCGCCTACGAGCCGGACATTCTCTTGATGGACGAACCCTTCGCGGCACTGGATGCCCAGACTCGCGAACAGCTTCAGGATGAGCTGCTGCGGATCTGGCGGGAGACCGGTAAGACCATCATCTTCATCACCCACGGGATCGATGAGGCCGTCTATCTGGGCCAACGCGTCGCCGTCCTAAGCGCCAGGCCCGGCCGGCTCAAGGCGGTCGTTGACATTGATTTGGGCGACCGGTCAGAACAGGAAGACATCCATTCCACCACAACCTTCATCGAGCACCGGCACAAGGTCTGGTCTCTTCTTCACGACGAGGTTCAGGCCGCCCAGAACGCCGGCCACCGCAAAGTCCTCCCCGATGGCACTGCCCCGGATGAAGTACCTACCCAGCAAAGGAGCGTCGCCTGA
- a CDS encoding ABC transporter substrate-binding protein has protein sequence MKRFLPLATAATAIILSMTVSACGGPATASGGSTEVTTLKYQGSANSVTLPELAADLGYLDGLTLEWVGNTISGPQDIQSAATNQTDFGGAFTGAVVKLADAGAQITGVVNYYGSDDKTFTGFYVLKDSPIRTAKDLIGKKIGVNTLGGQSEAVIRTYLANNGLSEAQIKQVQLVVLPPNDTEQAIRRGQIDAGSLGSVLQDKALATGGLRALFTDVEFFGSFPGGQYVFRDDFIKENPPTVRTFTTGVAKAIEWETTTPRADVIARFTKIIQARGRSESTDALQYWKSVGVPNAGVIEDKHFTLWAGYLKDAGLISGELQPSKYYTNDFNDLAGAATATASTPVSKG, from the coding sequence ATGAAACGCTTCCTCCCACTGGCCACCGCAGCGACCGCCATCATCCTTTCGATGACTGTCTCTGCCTGCGGCGGCCCCGCAACGGCCAGTGGTGGCAGCACCGAGGTCACCACCTTGAAGTACCAAGGATCCGCAAATTCGGTCACCCTTCCCGAACTCGCCGCGGATCTGGGCTACCTTGACGGCCTCACTCTGGAATGGGTGGGCAACACCATCAGCGGCCCGCAGGACATCCAGTCGGCAGCCACCAATCAGACTGACTTTGGTGGCGCCTTCACCGGAGCCGTGGTCAAGCTCGCCGATGCCGGCGCCCAGATCACCGGTGTTGTGAACTACTACGGCTCAGATGACAAAACATTCACTGGATTTTACGTCCTCAAGGACAGCCCCATCCGAACGGCCAAGGACCTGATCGGCAAAAAGATCGGCGTCAACACCCTCGGCGGGCAATCAGAAGCTGTCATCCGCACCTACCTCGCCAACAACGGACTCAGCGAGGCCCAGATCAAACAGGTGCAGTTGGTGGTGTTGCCTCCCAATGACACCGAGCAGGCTATCCGCAGGGGCCAGATCGACGCCGGATCGCTTGGCTCCGTGCTCCAAGACAAGGCCCTGGCCACCGGCGGCCTCCGTGCTCTCTTTACCGATGTGGAATTCTTCGGTTCATTTCCAGGCGGGCAATACGTCTTCCGCGATGACTTCATCAAGGAGAACCCCCCCACGGTACGAACCTTCACAACCGGTGTGGCCAAGGCCATCGAGTGGGAAACCACCACCCCACGTGCGGACGTCATAGCCCGATTCACCAAGATCATTCAGGCCCGAGGCCGCAGCGAAAGCACCGATGCCCTGCAGTACTGGAAGAGCGTGGGCGTTCCCAACGCCGGAGTTATCGAAGACAAGCACTTCACGCTTTGGGCCGGCTATCTCAAGGACGCCGGTCTCATCAGCGGGGAACTCCAGCCGAGCAAGTACTACACCAACGATTTCAATGACCTAGCGGGCGCCGCCACTGCTACTGCTTCAACACCGGTTTCGAAGGGATAA
- a CDS encoding Na+/H+ antiporter: protein MEQLVLIIGLLFATVLAVGLGDKLRLPYPVLMLIMAGALTFIPGFPDLRIDPELILPIFLPPLLFATAQKSSWSVFRVRWRTIIMLAVALVVVSTAMVAGAAWLLIPGIGIPAAIALGAMAAPPDPVAVESVASRVHMPRRLITVLQSEGLFNDAAAIVIFQAAVAAAVDGEPFGFGVVGKFLLGAALAIIVGMFMGWVTGLITKLITSPVARSAVTLVVPFAAYILAEELHASGVIAVVVTALEMKRHARAEDATERITRAAFWDVVELLVTGLAFGLVGLEVREVIRVEGSAIWGMLPMAIGISILVIVVRVLWFGMMAMLSKKRDGDLPPTGIKDVIILSWCGMRGLATLALALALPTVLPTGEAFPGRHEIIVAACAVLLTTLVLPGLTLPWLMRVLKATDDGVEEREAAKLMALRAQDAAVAALRDNDIIKNLPPEKTALVKARMQRLQAELLDGSLKNEGQAERRRRGRELAIAVQTIALDAARAEILMARNEPDTDPEVADRVLRQLDLRTMIMPD from the coding sequence GTGGAACAGCTCGTATTAATTATCGGACTCTTATTCGCCACCGTACTTGCCGTCGGTTTGGGGGATAAACTCCGGCTGCCCTATCCGGTGTTGATGCTGATCATGGCTGGGGCGCTGACGTTCATTCCAGGCTTCCCTGATTTGCGGATCGATCCTGAGCTGATTCTGCCCATCTTCTTGCCGCCGCTGCTGTTTGCCACGGCGCAGAAGAGCTCATGGTCAGTCTTTAGAGTCCGATGGCGCACCATCATCATGCTGGCCGTGGCACTCGTGGTGGTCTCCACCGCTATGGTGGCCGGAGCCGCGTGGTTATTGATCCCCGGGATCGGCATTCCGGCGGCCATCGCTCTGGGGGCCATGGCCGCTCCTCCGGACCCGGTAGCCGTGGAATCGGTGGCCAGCCGGGTCCACATGCCCCGACGCTTGATCACCGTGCTGCAAAGCGAAGGGCTGTTCAACGACGCTGCCGCCATTGTGATCTTCCAGGCGGCAGTGGCTGCCGCCGTCGACGGTGAACCGTTCGGATTCGGCGTGGTGGGCAAGTTCCTCTTGGGCGCCGCCCTCGCCATCATCGTGGGTATGTTCATGGGCTGGGTGACAGGGCTGATCACCAAACTGATCACGTCCCCCGTGGCCCGAAGCGCTGTCACCCTAGTGGTTCCTTTTGCCGCCTACATCCTGGCCGAGGAACTCCACGCTTCCGGTGTCATTGCCGTGGTGGTGACCGCCTTGGAAATGAAACGTCACGCCCGTGCCGAGGATGCTACCGAACGGATCACCCGTGCCGCCTTCTGGGACGTTGTGGAACTCTTGGTGACAGGTTTGGCCTTCGGCTTGGTGGGGCTGGAAGTTCGCGAAGTCATCCGTGTGGAGGGCTCGGCCATTTGGGGCATGCTGCCCATGGCCATCGGCATCAGCATTCTGGTGATTGTGGTGCGCGTGCTGTGGTTTGGCATGATGGCGATGCTGTCCAAGAAGCGCGACGGCGATTTACCACCCACTGGCATCAAGGATGTCATCATCTTGAGCTGGTGCGGCATGCGCGGGCTGGCCACCTTGGCTCTGGCCCTGGCGCTTCCCACCGTGCTGCCCACAGGAGAGGCGTTTCCCGGTCGCCACGAGATCATCGTGGCAGCCTGCGCGGTCCTACTGACCACTCTGGTGCTGCCGGGCCTGACACTGCCATGGCTCATGCGGGTGCTGAAGGCAACGGACGACGGCGTGGAGGAACGTGAGGCGGCCAAGCTCATGGCGCTGCGTGCTCAGGACGCTGCTGTGGCGGCGCTGCGGGACAACGACATCATCAAGAACCTGCCGCCGGAAAAGACGGCGCTCGTCAAGGCGCGAATGCAGCGTCTGCAGGCCGAGCTTTTGGACGGCAGCCTCAAGAACGAAGGCCAGGCCGAGCGCCGCCGTCGCGGCCGTGAATTGGCCATCGCCGTACAGACAATTGCCCTGGATGCTGCCCGTGCCGAAATCTTGATGGCCCGCAACGAACCTGACACTGATCCTGAAGTCGCGGATCGGGTGCTGCGCCAACTGGATCTGCGCACCATGATCATGCCGGACTAG